A single window of Salvelinus namaycush isolate Seneca chromosome 11, SaNama_1.0, whole genome shotgun sequence DNA harbors:
- the chrng gene encoding acetylcholine receptor subunit gamma gives MLHHMTKTVAGVNLEGELFKDLMRGYNKNVRPMEKSGDITQVTVKMTLTNLISLNEKEEALTTSVWIEMKWCDYRLRWDQPPRSILYGNLTSQMRIPSKSIWLPDIILENNVDGKFEIAMYCNALVSPGGCVYWLPPAIYRSACSITVNYFPFDWQNCTMVFRSQTYNANEIELVLTEEDNQPVEWVVIDPEAFTENGEWIIKHRPAKKLINQRYTKDELEYQEVVFFLMIQRKPLFYVINIIVPCVLISSLGLLVYFLPAKAGGQKCTVSIMILLAQTVFLILIANKVPETSQTVPLIGKYLMFVMSVTTIIVMNCVIVLNLSLRSPNTHIMNNKVRKVLLNILPRLLRMQMRPWTPSEDCDFSDGTGNGHSYSTDSGSNIFLVPCRRRSSLGLIIKAEEYVMKTARSELMFSRLRERDGLMKSALEKIYNSLEGGTAQDLGTSLAQASPEVRQCVESCKHIAKSARQQNNFENENEEWFLVGRVIDRVCFIAMALSFFMGTIGIFLMGHFNQPPSVPFPGDPRKYLPPLGNNITDLSGNDIGENLLG, from the exons ATGctacaccacatgaccaaaa CGGTAGCAGGGGTGAACCTGGAGGGGGAGCTGTTTAAGGACCTGATGAGAGGCTACAACAAGAACGTCCGGCCCATGGAGAAGAGTGGTGACATCACACAGGTCACCGTCAAGATGACTCTCACCAACCTTATTTccctg AATGAAAAGGAAGAAGCCCTTACAACCAGCGTCTGGATTGAAATG AAATGGTGTGACTACAGGCTGAGGTGGGACCAACCTCCCAGGTCTATCCTGTACGGAAACCTCACCTCCCAGATGAGGATCCCATCCAAGAGCATCTGGCTGCCTGACATCATCCTGGAGAACAA tgTAGACGGAAAGTTTGAGATAGCCATGTACTGTAATGCCCTGGTGTCTCCTGGTGGCTGTGTGTACTGGCTGCCTCCTGCCATCTATCGCAGCGCCTGCTCCATCACCGTCAACTACTTCCCCTTCGACTGGCAGAACTGCACCATGGTGTTCCG TTCCCAGACCTACAACGCTAACGAGATAGAACTAGTTCTCACAGAGGAGGACAACCAGCCTGTGGAGTGGGTGGTGATCGACCCCGAGGCTTTTACAG agaatgggGAGTGGATCATCAAACACAGGCCTGCTAAGAAGCTGATTAACCAGCGCTACACTAAAGATGAGTTAGAGTACCAGGAAGTGGTGTTCTTCCTGATGATCCAGAGGAAACCTCTGTTCTACGTCATCAACATCATCGTTCCCTGTGTCCTCATCTCATCCCTGGGCCTGCTCGTCTACTTCCTGCCTGCCAAAG CTGGGGGTCAGAAGTGCACCGTGTCCATCATGATTCTCCTGGCCCAGACTGTCTTCCTCATCCTCATAGCCAACAAGGTTCCAGAAACCTCCCAGACTGTTCCTCTTATCGGAAA GTACCTGATGTTTGTCATGTCCGTGACCACCATCATAGTAATGAACTGTGTCATCGTGCTGAACCTGTCTCTAAGGTCCCCCAATACACACATCATGAACAATAAAGTCAGGAAG GTCCTGTTGAACATCCTGCCTCGGCTGTTGAGGATGCAGATGCGACCTTGGACACCGTCTGAGGACTGTGACTTCAGTGATGGAACCGGTAATGGTCACAGTTACAGCACCGACAGTGGGAGTAACATATTTCTAGTCCCCTGCCGGCGCCGCAGCTCCCTAGGACTCATCATCAAGGCAGAAGAATACGTCATGAAGACGGCCCGGTCTGAACTCATGTTCTccaggctcagagagagagacggcctcATGAAATCTGCACTGGAGAAGATCT ATAACAGTCTTGAGGGGGGTACGGCACAGGATCTGGGGACCAGCCTGGCCCAGGCCTCACCGGAGGTGCGCCAGTGTGTGGAATCCTGCAAACATATTGCCAAGAGTGCCAGGCAACAAAACAACTTTGAGAAT GAGAATGAGGAGTGGTTCCTGGTTGGCCGGGTGATTGACAGGGTGTGCTTCATCGCCATGGCGCTGTCGTTCTTCATGGGCACCATCGGAATCTTCCTGATGGGGCATTTCAACCAGCCCCCCTCCGTACCTTTCCCTGGTGATCCCAGGAAGTACCTTCCTCCGTTAGGGAATAACATCACCGATCTCTCTGGGAATGACATTGGTGAAAATCTACTGGGTTGA